In one Curtobacterium citreum genomic region, the following are encoded:
- a CDS encoding MFS transporter — MLQPRRTDASLVSLAGRWYFPIAFVARLPFAMMVVGVLTLVVASRDSVALGGVNSAFVGIGSAVFGPLVGAAADRFGQRAVLVPVGLANAVLLGALPFVVAGTAPDLAVLAMSFCIGASAPQVAPMSRTRLVAIIRQRMAPQRHGRVLSGTMAYESAADETVFIVGPFLVGLLASAIAPWVAVAGAAALTLVFVTAFALHPTGRLVVGGAERETPAPATQLLRPRLVVVVLGILGVGLFFGSTLTSLTAFMEQHGESSQAGLLYGIMGIGSAALALGSAAFPRAFGVGWRWLAFGVVLLAGAVAFAAADSVGAVALVLGLMGIGIGPTLVAQYSLGSERSPVGRSATTMTILGSAVIVGQSVASAIVGEVAERAGAGAAMAFPAYAAALVVLAAVLNLVLARRTA; from the coding sequence ATGCTCCAACCCCGACGCACCGATGCGTCCCTCGTCTCCCTCGCCGGTCGCTGGTACTTCCCGATCGCGTTCGTCGCCCGGCTCCCGTTCGCCATGATGGTCGTGGGGGTCCTGACGCTCGTCGTCGCCTCCCGTGACTCGGTCGCCCTCGGCGGCGTCAACTCCGCCTTCGTCGGCATCGGCTCGGCCGTCTTCGGCCCGCTGGTCGGTGCCGCCGCGGACCGGTTCGGCCAACGTGCCGTGCTGGTGCCCGTCGGCCTGGCGAACGCGGTGCTCCTCGGCGCGCTCCCGTTCGTCGTCGCGGGCACCGCGCCGGACCTCGCCGTCCTCGCGATGTCGTTCTGCATCGGCGCGAGCGCGCCGCAGGTCGCCCCGATGTCCCGCACCCGGCTCGTCGCGATCATCCGGCAGCGGATGGCACCGCAGCGGCACGGGCGCGTCCTCAGCGGCACCATGGCGTACGAGTCCGCGGCCGACGAGACGGTGTTCATCGTCGGACCGTTCCTGGTCGGGCTCCTGGCGAGCGCGATCGCCCCGTGGGTCGCGGTCGCCGGTGCCGCCGCCCTGACCCTGGTGTTCGTGACGGCCTTCGCGCTGCACCCGACCGGACGGCTCGTCGTCGGCGGTGCCGAGCGCGAGACCCCGGCGCCCGCGACGCAGCTCCTCCGCCCGCGGCTCGTCGTCGTGGTGCTCGGGATCCTCGGCGTCGGGCTGTTCTTCGGCTCGACGCTGACCTCGCTGACCGCGTTCATGGAGCAGCACGGGGAGTCGTCCCAGGCGGGGCTGCTCTACGGGATCATGGGCATCGGCTCCGCGGCCCTGGCGCTCGGCTCGGCGGCCTTCCCTCGGGCGTTCGGCGTCGGGTGGCGCTGGCTCGCCTTCGGCGTCGTGCTGCTCGCCGGCGCGGTGGCGTTCGCGGCGGCGGACTCGGTCGGCGCCGTGGCCCTCGTGCTCGGCCTGATGGGCATCGGCATCGGGCCGACCCTGGTGGCGCAGTACAGCCTCGGGTCCGAGCGCTCCCCGGTCGGTCGCTCGGCGACCACGATGACGATCCTCGGCTCGGCGGTCATCGTCGGGCAGTCCGTGGCGTCCGCGATCGTCGGCGAGGTCGCCGAACGTGCCGGGGCCGGCGCGGCGATGGCGTTCCCGGCGTACGCGGCGGCGCTCGTCGTGCTCGCGGCGGTGCTCAACCTGGTGTTGGCCCGCCGCACGGCCTGA
- a CDS encoding NAD-dependent epimerase/dehydratase family protein: MRFLVLGGTAWLGVAVADDALRAGHDVTCLARSSTVPAGARSVVADRDHPDALEAVVEDGRWDAVVDVSRTPAHVRRAVRALEPVADRYVFVSTVSVYASHAERGADETAALLPPSDDPAEYGAAKVACERAVTDGFGPERASIARAGLVGGPGDHTGRSGYWPWRFAHAAATGRSVVVPADGDRPTAVVDVRDLAGWLVGAAEGGRPGVSNVTGDPVTLRQHLGAARSVAGASAPVVALDDDTLIGHGVAPWAGARSLPLWIPDADHQGMNDRSNARAVRAGLTLRPLAETLCDALAWEVRQPEHPHGAGLSDDDEDALLTGR, translated from the coding sequence ATGCGCTTCCTGGTCCTCGGCGGCACCGCCTGGCTCGGCGTAGCGGTCGCCGACGACGCCCTCCGCGCCGGTCACGACGTCACCTGCCTCGCCCGCAGCTCCACCGTCCCCGCGGGTGCCCGCTCGGTCGTCGCCGACCGGGATCATCCGGACGCCCTCGAGGCGGTCGTCGAGGACGGTCGGTGGGACGCGGTCGTCGACGTGTCCCGCACGCCCGCGCACGTGCGCCGCGCGGTCCGGGCCCTCGAGCCGGTCGCTGACCGGTACGTGTTCGTCTCGACCGTCAGCGTGTACGCCTCGCACGCCGAGCGCGGTGCTGACGAGACCGCGGCCCTGCTGCCGCCGAGCGACGACCCCGCCGAGTACGGCGCCGCGAAGGTCGCGTGCGAGCGCGCGGTCACCGACGGCTTCGGCCCGGAGCGCGCGTCGATCGCCCGGGCGGGACTCGTCGGCGGACCGGGCGACCACACCGGCAGGTCGGGGTACTGGCCCTGGCGGTTCGCCCACGCCGCCGCGACCGGCCGCTCGGTGGTCGTGCCGGCCGACGGCGACCGTCCCACCGCGGTCGTCGACGTCCGCGACCTCGCCGGCTGGCTCGTCGGCGCCGCGGAGGGCGGTCGGCCGGGCGTCTCGAACGTCACCGGTGACCCCGTCACCCTGCGCCAGCACCTCGGCGCTGCGCGGAGCGTCGCGGGGGCGTCCGCGCCGGTCGTGGCGCTCGACGACGACACCCTGATCGGGCACGGTGTCGCGCCGTGGGCCGGTGCGCGATCGCTGCCGCTCTGGATCCCCGACGCGGACCACCAGGGGATGAACGACCGGTCGAACGCCCGGGCGGTCCGTGCGGGACTGACGCTGCGTCCGCTCGCCGAGACCCTGTGCGATGCCCTGGCGTGGGAGGTGCGGCAGCCGGAGCACCCGCACGGCGCGGGACTGTCCGACGACGACGAGGACGCACTGCTCACCGGGCGCTGA
- the mnhG gene encoding monovalent cation/H(+) antiporter subunit G: MIEILESFLDTAGVRAWVALVLLLVGAALSLAAAIGIVRFPDPLVRLHAMAKPQVLGLAMALAAVVVAVGTWTAFWVVLPVMVFQLFLVPVSSHMIARAGLRSNDYRHEDLLVDDTED; encoded by the coding sequence GTGATCGAGATCCTCGAGTCCTTCCTCGACACCGCCGGCGTCCGCGCCTGGGTCGCCCTGGTCCTGCTGCTCGTCGGCGCCGCGCTGTCCCTCGCGGCGGCGATCGGCATCGTGCGGTTCCCGGACCCCCTCGTCCGGCTGCACGCGATGGCGAAGCCGCAGGTCCTCGGGCTCGCGATGGCGCTCGCGGCGGTCGTCGTCGCGGTGGGGACCTGGACGGCGTTCTGGGTCGTGCTGCCGGTGATGGTGTTCCAGCTGTTCCTGGTGCCGGTGTCGTCGCACATGATCGCCCGGGCCGGTCTGCGGTCGAACGACTACCGGCACGAGGACCTGCTGGTCGACGACACCGAGGACTGA
- a CDS encoding sodium:proton antiporter: MSAAVVVMAVGVVLLLVLLGATLALAVGRIVRGPTILDRMIGSDIVLTTALIVIAAAMVVRRDLTAVPVLVVIAATSVFATIAVARIVTPSSDPSDEGLDATTPEHAVDEERRP; encoded by the coding sequence GTGAGCGCCGCGGTCGTCGTGATGGCCGTCGGGGTCGTCCTGCTGCTCGTGCTGCTCGGTGCGACGCTCGCCCTGGCGGTCGGTCGGATCGTCCGCGGGCCGACCATCCTGGACCGGATGATCGGCTCCGACATCGTGCTGACCACCGCGCTCATCGTCATCGCCGCGGCGATGGTGGTCCGCCGGGACCTGACCGCCGTGCCGGTGCTCGTGGTCATCGCGGCCACGAGCGTGTTCGCCACGATCGCGGTCGCCCGCATCGTCACCCCGTCGTCCGACCCCTCCGACGAGGGCCTCGACGCGACCACCCCGGAGCACGCCGTCGACGAGGAGCGCCGCCCGTGA
- a CDS encoding Na+/H+ antiporter subunit E produces MTDVRRISNARRIAVAWRYDVPLVAGLTVLWALLWGSWTVLTLLCGVVVALLVTQLLPLPPVPLSKRLSLPRLLWFLVVWAGLVVAASFRVAWVAVRPRGVRRSSIVLVQLHTTSEMTFTLATLAISLVPGSYVADVDLPRRRLLLHVLDTERVEQVEAATREAHRIEEMVIRAIGSRQDVSELAEPLPEVTR; encoded by the coding sequence ATGACCGACGTCCGTCGGATCTCGAACGCACGACGCATCGCCGTCGCGTGGCGCTACGACGTGCCGCTCGTCGCCGGGCTGACCGTGCTGTGGGCGCTGCTGTGGGGGTCGTGGACGGTCCTGACGCTGCTCTGCGGCGTGGTCGTCGCGCTGCTCGTCACCCAGCTGCTCCCGCTCCCGCCGGTCCCGCTGTCGAAGCGGCTCTCGCTGCCCCGGCTGCTCTGGTTCCTGGTGGTCTGGGCCGGGCTCGTCGTGGCGGCCTCGTTCCGGGTCGCCTGGGTCGCGGTCCGGCCGCGCGGTGTGCGGCGGAGCTCGATCGTGCTCGTGCAGCTGCACACGACGTCCGAGATGACCTTCACGCTCGCGACGCTGGCGATCTCGCTCGTGCCGGGATCGTACGTCGCCGACGTCGACCTGCCCCGTCGACGGCTGCTGCTGCACGTGCTCGACACCGAACGCGTCGAACAGGTGGAGGCCGCGACGCGCGAGGCGCACCGGATCGAGGAGATGGTGATCCGGGCGATCGGTTCGCGACAGGACGTGTCCGAGCTGGCCGAGCCGCTGCCGGAGGTGACCCGGTGA
- a CDS encoding Na+/H+ antiporter subunit D yields MTWLVPLLVLVPLLGAAVALGLLRHQKLQRAITVAVLAVAVAVAATLMVLVDQHGTIVVQVGGWEAPYGISLVVDRLSALLLTVSASVLLLVLLFSIGQGLAADDEDAPVTIFYPTYLVLAAGVLDAFMAGDLFNLYVAFEMLLVASYVLITLGGSEQRVRAGTTYIVTSLIASAIFLAAIGLVYGATGTVNIAQISQRMAELPEHVQLLLHTMLLIGFGIKAAVFPLAFWLPDSYPTAPAPVTAVFAGLLTKVGIYAIIRLETIIFPRPQLNTVLLVVAVLTMIVGVLGAVSQTDVKRLLSFTLISHIGFMVMGIGLGTVAGTAAAVFYTVHHIVVQTTLFLVSGVMERVGGTTSSRSLGGLLKAAPLLAALYLVPAFNLGGIPPFSGFIGKLGLFRAAAEDGSPMAWVTVAAGVVTSLLTLYALMRVWDAAFWRPKPAAEAAAPHVTTAEPHAHLRSPEPAPLTVSEETGEAYHPGGSTTVTDAPHASSASRPATGATATAGEAPEPARLPRMLVAVTTVAVLGSVALTVVAGPLYGYATRAAESLESPDRYVQAVLGGAR; encoded by the coding sequence ATGACCTGGCTCGTCCCGCTGCTCGTCCTCGTCCCGCTGCTCGGCGCGGCCGTCGCGCTCGGGCTGCTCCGGCACCAGAAGCTCCAGCGTGCGATCACCGTCGCGGTGCTCGCGGTCGCCGTCGCGGTCGCGGCGACGCTCATGGTCCTGGTCGACCAGCACGGCACGATCGTCGTGCAGGTCGGCGGCTGGGAGGCGCCGTACGGCATCTCGCTGGTGGTCGACCGGTTGAGCGCCCTGCTCCTCACCGTGAGCGCGAGCGTGCTCCTGCTCGTCCTGCTGTTCTCGATCGGGCAGGGCCTGGCCGCGGACGACGAGGACGCCCCGGTCACGATCTTCTACCCGACCTACCTCGTGCTCGCGGCGGGTGTCCTCGACGCGTTCATGGCCGGCGACCTCTTCAACCTCTACGTCGCGTTCGAGATGCTCCTGGTGGCGAGCTACGTGCTCATCACCCTCGGCGGCAGCGAGCAGCGGGTGCGCGCCGGCACGACGTACATCGTCACGAGCCTCATCGCGTCGGCGATCTTCCTCGCCGCGATCGGCCTGGTGTACGGGGCCACCGGCACCGTGAACATCGCGCAGATCTCGCAGCGCATGGCCGAGCTCCCGGAGCACGTGCAGCTGCTCCTGCACACCATGCTGCTCATCGGGTTCGGCATCAAGGCCGCCGTGTTCCCCCTGGCGTTCTGGCTGCCGGACTCGTACCCGACCGCCCCGGCCCCGGTCACGGCGGTGTTCGCGGGCCTGCTCACGAAGGTCGGCATCTACGCGATCATCCGCCTCGAGACGATCATCTTCCCGAGACCGCAGCTCAACACGGTCCTGCTCGTCGTGGCGGTCCTGACGATGATCGTCGGCGTGCTCGGCGCGGTGTCGCAGACCGACGTCAAGCGACTGCTGTCGTTCACGCTGATCAGCCACATCGGCTTCATGGTGATGGGCATCGGCCTCGGCACGGTCGCGGGCACGGCGGCCGCGGTGTTCTACACGGTGCACCACATCGTCGTGCAGACCACGCTGTTCCTGGTGTCGGGCGTGATGGAGCGCGTCGGCGGCACGACCTCGAGCCGGTCGCTCGGCGGGCTGCTCAAGGCGGCACCCCTCCTGGCGGCGCTGTACCTGGTCCCGGCGTTCAACCTCGGCGGGATCCCGCCCTTCTCCGGCTTCATCGGCAAGCTCGGCTTGTTCCGCGCAGCGGCCGAGGACGGCTCCCCGATGGCGTGGGTGACGGTCGCCGCCGGGGTCGTCACGAGCCTCCTGACCCTGTACGCGCTGATGCGCGTCTGGGACGCCGCCTTCTGGCGACCGAAGCCGGCCGCCGAGGCGGCGGCCCCGCACGTCACGACGGCCGAGCCGCACGCGCACCTGCGGTCGCCGGAACCGGCGCCCCTCACCGTCTCCGAGGAGACGGGCGAGGCGTACCACCCGGGAGGATCGACCACCGTCACCGACGCACCCCACGCGAGCAGCGCCTCCCGTCCGGCGACCGGCGCGACGGCCACCGCCGGCGAAGCGCCGGAGCCGGCCCGCCTGCCCCGCATGCTCGTCGCCGTCACGACGGTGGCGGTCCTCGGTTCGGTCGCCCTGACGGTCGTCGCCGGGCCGCTCTACGGCTACGCGACCCGCGCGGCGGAGTCCCTCGAGTCCCCCGACCGCTACGTCCAGGCCGTCCTCGGAGGTGCGCGATGA
- a CDS encoding Na(+)/H(+) antiporter subunit C: MTITLVLVIAMAVLFSCGVYLLLERSLTRMLLGFLLLGNALNLLLLIMSGAAGRPPIGKSAEGITDPLPQAFALTAIVITFAVSAFLLALIHRSWKLSRADEVEVDEADAAIGKDRDDPADEDPEIDTDPEAAQREEASR, encoded by the coding sequence ATGACCATCACGCTGGTCCTCGTCATCGCGATGGCGGTGCTGTTCTCGTGCGGGGTGTACCTGCTGCTCGAACGCTCGCTGACGCGGATGCTGCTCGGCTTCCTGCTGCTCGGCAACGCGCTCAACCTGCTGCTGCTCATCATGTCCGGCGCCGCAGGCCGGCCGCCGATCGGCAAGTCCGCCGAGGGCATCACCGACCCGCTCCCCCAGGCCTTCGCCCTCACCGCGATCGTCATCACCTTCGCCGTGAGCGCGTTCCTCCTCGCGCTCATCCACCGGTCCTGGAAGCTCTCCCGCGCCGACGAGGTCGAGGTCGACGAGGCCGACGCCGCGATCGGCAAGGACCGCGACGACCCGGCGGACGAGGACCCCGAGATCGACACCGACCCCGAAGCCGCGCAGCGCGAGGAGGCCTCCCGATGA
- a CDS encoding Na+/H+ antiporter subunit A: protein MVSVLVAFAIVALIVPALTPLLGRRVFYVAALAPAAAAVLTVARTDAALHGGVTSTWRWIPELDLAIALRMDALSWVLALVVSVVGALVLVYCASYFGRDEPGTGRFAGVLTAFAGSMYGLVVADDVIVLFVLWEATTVFSYLLIGHDAAKRASRAAAMQALIVTTAGGLAMLAGLVALSVTAGTSSLSGIIARAPELVDRPGPLVPVAVVLVLLGALTKSAIVPFHFWLPAAMAAPTPVSAYLHAAAMVKAGIYLVARLAPAFALVTGWRETVTVLGVAGMLIGGYRALRQTDVKLLLAYGTVAQLGFLVLAVGWGVPALALGGVALLVAHATFKSTLFLVVGAVDHATGTRDLRKLSGLGRRTPWLVVVSVLALASMAGLPPTIGFVAKEAVLTGFVEELHGAQAGWAWVALIGVTLGSVLTVAYSLRFLWGTFARKPGVAATEPHGLHGLGVVPSVLAVAGVVLGLLTPVVAHGIEPAAADAALPGEVPHLALWHGLEPALGISALTLLGGTALFLLRRPVGALQDRLEGSPSASGTYRRTMRGLDRFATGLTASLQRGSLPYYLTVILSVFVAGALANLVLGGPWAFHVRFADSWGQVPVVVVMAIAAIAVLTAKTRFAAAVLVGVTGYGMSVLFVLHGAVDLALTQLVVETVTLIAFVLVLRRLPPRIATANPSRFRIVRALFAALAGVTLAVVVVAASARTAEPLWPDLPALTSSFGHGLNVVNVALVDLRGWDTLGELTVVVAAATGVASLIFLDSREDTLPRLRDLPSSVTSDKHRSDGEPRAWLPTSAAIPTGRSALLDVVVRLLFHGLIVLSLYLLFAGHNAAGGGFAGGLVAGIALAARYLAGGPAELGAAAPVRAGRLLGLGVATAATTAIVPLFFGKEALYSEFFEATVPVLGHVEFVTATFFDIGVYLVVVGLVLDVLRSLGAEVDRQRLEDSRAPIADTTESDPADNAAASTPEGSAA from the coding sequence ATGGTCTCCGTCCTCGTCGCGTTCGCGATCGTCGCCCTGATCGTCCCCGCCCTGACCCCCCTGCTCGGGCGCCGCGTGTTCTACGTCGCCGCCCTCGCACCGGCCGCCGCCGCGGTGCTGACCGTCGCCCGGACGGACGCCGCACTGCACGGCGGGGTGACGAGCACGTGGCGGTGGATCCCCGAGCTCGACCTGGCGATCGCGCTGCGGATGGACGCCCTGTCGTGGGTGCTCGCGCTCGTGGTGTCCGTCGTCGGCGCCCTCGTGCTCGTGTACTGCGCGTCGTACTTCGGTCGCGACGAACCCGGGACCGGCCGGTTCGCGGGCGTCCTGACCGCCTTCGCCGGCTCGATGTACGGGCTCGTGGTCGCCGACGACGTGATCGTGCTCTTCGTGCTGTGGGAGGCGACGACCGTCTTCTCCTACCTGCTCATCGGACACGACGCCGCGAAGCGGGCCAGCCGCGCGGCCGCCATGCAGGCGCTCATCGTCACGACCGCCGGTGGTCTGGCGATGCTCGCGGGGCTCGTCGCCCTGTCCGTGACCGCGGGGACCTCGAGCCTGTCCGGCATCATCGCGCGGGCCCCGGAGCTCGTCGACCGGCCGGGTCCGCTCGTGCCCGTCGCCGTCGTGCTCGTGCTCCTCGGCGCCCTGACGAAGTCGGCGATCGTCCCCTTCCACTTCTGGCTCCCCGCCGCGATGGCCGCCCCGACCCCGGTCAGCGCCTACCTGCACGCCGCGGCGATGGTGAAGGCCGGCATCTACCTCGTCGCCCGGCTGGCCCCCGCGTTCGCGCTGGTGACCGGCTGGCGCGAGACCGTCACGGTGCTCGGCGTCGCCGGCATGCTCATCGGCGGGTACCGCGCCCTGCGCCAGACCGACGTCAAGCTCCTGCTCGCGTACGGCACCGTCGCGCAGCTCGGCTTCCTGGTGCTCGCGGTCGGATGGGGCGTGCCGGCCCTGGCGCTCGGCGGGGTCGCCCTGCTCGTCGCGCACGCCACCTTCAAGTCGACGCTCTTCCTGGTCGTCGGGGCGGTCGACCACGCCACCGGCACCCGCGACCTCCGGAAGCTCAGCGGGCTCGGGCGCCGCACGCCGTGGCTCGTCGTGGTGAGCGTGCTCGCCCTCGCGTCGATGGCCGGGCTGCCGCCGACGATCGGCTTCGTCGCGAAGGAGGCCGTGCTCACCGGCTTCGTCGAGGAGCTGCACGGTGCCCAGGCCGGGTGGGCGTGGGTCGCCCTGATCGGGGTCACGCTCGGGTCGGTCCTGACCGTGGCGTACTCGCTGCGCTTCCTCTGGGGCACCTTCGCCCGGAAGCCCGGGGTCGCGGCCACGGAGCCGCACGGACTGCACGGCCTCGGCGTCGTGCCGTCGGTGCTCGCCGTCGCCGGGGTCGTCCTCGGCCTGCTGACCCCGGTGGTCGCGCACGGCATCGAACCGGCGGCCGCCGACGCCGCGCTGCCGGGCGAGGTCCCGCACCTGGCGCTCTGGCACGGCCTCGAGCCCGCCCTCGGCATCTCCGCGCTGACGCTCCTCGGCGGCACGGCCCTGTTCCTGCTCCGTCGTCCGGTCGGCGCCCTGCAGGACCGGCTCGAGGGCTCGCCGAGCGCCTCGGGCACGTACCGCCGGACCATGCGCGGGCTCGACCGCTTCGCGACCGGCCTGACCGCCAGCCTGCAGCGCGGCTCGCTCCCCTACTACCTGACCGTGATCCTGTCGGTGTTCGTCGCCGGGGCCCTCGCGAACCTGGTGCTCGGCGGTCCGTGGGCGTTCCACGTCCGGTTCGCGGACTCGTGGGGCCAGGTGCCCGTCGTCGTCGTGATGGCGATCGCGGCGATCGCCGTGCTCACCGCGAAGACCCGGTTCGCCGCGGCCGTCCTGGTCGGCGTCACCGGCTACGGCATGTCCGTGCTCTTCGTCCTGCACGGCGCCGTCGACCTCGCGCTCACGCAGCTCGTGGTCGAGACCGTGACGCTCATCGCGTTCGTGCTCGTGCTCCGCCGGCTCCCCCCGCGGATCGCGACCGCGAACCCTTCGCGGTTCCGGATCGTCCGCGCGCTCTTCGCCGCCCTCGCCGGGGTCACCCTCGCGGTCGTCGTCGTCGCGGCCTCCGCCCGGACGGCCGAGCCGCTCTGGCCGGACCTGCCCGCGCTCACGAGCTCGTTCGGGCACGGCCTGAACGTCGTGAACGTCGCCCTCGTCGACCTGCGCGGCTGGGACACCCTCGGCGAGCTGACCGTCGTCGTCGCCGCGGCCACGGGCGTCGCGAGCCTGATCTTCCTGGACTCCCGCGAGGACACGCTCCCGCGGCTCCGGGACCTGCCCTCGAGCGTGACGAGCGACAAGCACCGCTCGGACGGGGAACCCCGCGCCTGGCTGCCGACGAGTGCCGCGATCCCGACCGGTCGCTCGGCCCTGCTCGACGTGGTCGTGCGCCTGCTGTTCCACGGTCTCATCGTCCTGTCGCTCTACCTGCTGTTCGCCGGGCACAACGCCGCCGGCGGTGGGTTCGCCGGTGGTCTCGTCGCCGGGATCGCGCTCGCTGCCCGGTACCTCGCCGGTGGTCCGGCCGAGCTCGGCGCCGCCGCCCCGGTCCGCGCCGGACGCCTGCTCGGGCTCGGGGTCGCGACCGCGGCGACGACCGCGATCGTGCCGCTGTTCTTCGGGAAGGAAGCCCTGTACTCCGAGTTCTTCGAGGCCACCGTCCCCGTGCTCGGCCACGTGGAGTTCGTCACCGCGACGTTCTTCGACATCGGGGTCTACCTGGTCGTCGTCGGGCTCGTGCTCGACGTGCTCCGGAGCCTCGGTGCCGAGGTCGACCGCCAGCGCCTCGAGGACTCCCGCGCCCCGATCGCCGACACGACCGAGTCCGACCCCGCCGACAACGCCGCAGCCTCGACCCCGGAAGGGAGTGCCGCATGA
- a CDS encoding SDR family NAD(P)-dependent oxidoreductase, with product MHLDLTDRVVLVTGAARGIGAVLADRFVTEGCRVVALDLAFPDAPTTGVDQVRCDVTDPASVRAAVDGVVARHGTVDVLVNNAGINVEGTVAELGWDAWRRCMDVNVGGTFLVAQAVAPVMQAAGRGRILNAASFAAIVPSVGSAAYAASKSAVVAFTRVLASELGPWGITVNAYAPGMVPTAMNGFAEMPSAAQDRLLDTLSIRRWESADDVADLLVFLASDAAGYVTGTLVDVSGGKLATQIPAKAYER from the coding sequence ATGCACCTCGACCTGACCGACCGCGTGGTCCTCGTGACCGGGGCCGCCCGAGGGATCGGCGCCGTGCTCGCCGACCGGTTCGTGACCGAGGGCTGCCGGGTGGTGGCGCTCGACCTCGCGTTCCCGGACGCACCGACGACCGGCGTCGACCAGGTCCGCTGCGACGTGACCGACCCCGCGTCCGTGCGCGCGGCGGTGGACGGGGTCGTCGCCCGGCACGGCACGGTCGACGTACTCGTGAACAACGCCGGCATCAACGTCGAGGGGACGGTCGCCGAGCTCGGGTGGGACGCCTGGCGCCGGTGCATGGACGTCAACGTCGGCGGCACGTTCCTGGTGGCCCAGGCGGTCGCGCCGGTCATGCAGGCCGCCGGACGCGGACGGATCCTCAACGCGGCGTCGTTCGCGGCGATCGTGCCGAGCGTCGGGAGCGCGGCGTACGCGGCGTCGAAGTCCGCGGTCGTCGCCTTCACCCGGGTGCTCGCGTCCGAGCTCGGACCGTGGGGCATCACCGTGAACGCGTACGCGCCGGGCATGGTGCCGACCGCGATGAACGGGTTCGCCGAGATGCCGTCCGCCGCGCAGGACCGGCTGCTCGACACGCTGTCGATCCGGCGGTGGGAATCGGCCGACGACGTCGCGGACCTGCTCGTGTTCCTCGCGAGCGACGCAGCCGGGTACGTCACCGGGACCCTCGTCGACGTGTCCGGCGGGAAGCTCGCGACGCAGATCCCCGCGAAGGCGTACGAGCGCTGA
- a CDS encoding SDR family oxidoreductase translates to MTAKVLWTTGGGSGMGAAGAVAAARDGWTVVLSGRRADRLEQVAATIRAAGGTADVLPVDVADADAVRTARDTVLERHGRLDGLLLAAGLNTPRRRWDDQSLDQVRAVLDTNLTAVVTVVDAALPALRATGGVVVAVSSYAGWSFQPGAGVAYSASKTALGSVVRTLNQQEAQHGVRATHLCPGDVATDFLDQRPVVPDADARARMLQPEDVGRTVAFVLGAAPHVRIDELVLSPVAQH, encoded by the coding sequence ATGACGGCGAAGGTGCTCTGGACCACGGGTGGCGGCAGCGGCATGGGGGCGGCCGGAGCCGTCGCGGCCGCGCGGGACGGCTGGACGGTCGTGCTCAGCGGGCGTCGGGCGGACCGGCTCGAGCAGGTCGCCGCGACGATCCGCGCCGCGGGTGGCACCGCCGACGTCCTGCCCGTCGACGTCGCCGACGCCGACGCCGTGCGTACGGCGCGGGACACGGTGCTCGAACGGCACGGGAGGCTCGACGGACTGCTGCTCGCGGCGGGCCTGAACACGCCCCGGCGCCGGTGGGACGACCAGTCGCTCGACCAGGTCCGCGCCGTCCTCGACACGAACCTGACGGCCGTCGTGACCGTCGTCGATGCCGCCCTGCCCGCCCTCCGCGCCACCGGCGGCGTGGTCGTCGCCGTGTCGTCCTACGCCGGGTGGTCGTTCCAGCCGGGCGCCGGCGTCGCCTACTCGGCGTCGAAGACCGCGCTCGGCTCGGTGGTGCGGACGCTCAACCAGCAGGAGGCGCAGCACGGGGTCCGGGCGACCCACCTGTGCCCCGGCGACGTCGCGACGGACTTCCTCGACCAGCGCCCCGTCGTGCCGGACGCGGACGCCCGGGCGCGCATGCTGCAGCCCGAGGACGTCGGACGGACCGTCGCGTTCGTGCTCGGCGCCGCGCCGCACGTCCGCATCGACGAACTCGTGCTGTCCCCCGTCGCGCAGCACTGA